One window of the Montipora foliosa isolate CH-2021 chromosome 4, ASM3666993v2, whole genome shotgun sequence genome contains the following:
- the LOC138001227 gene encoding uncharacterized protein yields the protein MTVRLFGGVSSPSCANFALRKTAEDNKALFDLQIIHTVQRSFYVDDCLKSVNSDHDAINLVKDLTELLKTGGFRLTKWLSNSRQVMESIPESERATPVKNLDFGHAPFERALDLCKKKLDWDEKIPEEDLSRWKSWLKELPKLQGFSTGRCFKPSGFGEVASAQLHYFSDASEVAYGAVSYLRLVNADGDVHCSFVTGKSRLSPLKPVTIPRLELSAAVLSTRLDAMIQDELEIPVDDSIFWTDSTCVIRYIENEEKRFTTFVANRVTAIREQYLPKQWHYVEMALNPADDASRGLAVNAIINKNRWIRGPDFL from the exons ATGACGGTGCGCTTATTTGGGGGAGTCTCATCACCGAGCTGTGCAAACTTTGCCCTACGCAAGACTGCTGAAGATAACAAGGCACTCTTCGATCTACAGATTATCCATACCGTACAGCGTAGCTTTTACGTCGATGATTGCTTGAAGTCGGTTAATTCAGATCATGATGCGATTAACCTTGTCAAAGATTTGACAGAGCTCTTAAAGACAGGTGGTTTCCGCCTTACCAAATGGCTTTCCAATTCTCGCCAAGTTATGGAGTCGATCCCGGAGTCTGAAAGAGCGACGCCTGTAAAGAACCTGGACTTCGGCCATGCCCCTTTTGAGAGAGCACTCG ATCTTTGCAAGAAGAAGCTTGATTGGGACGAGAAGATTCCTGAAGAAGATCTCAGTCGCTGGAAGTCCTGGCTCAAAGAATTACCTAAGCTTCAGGGATTTTCGACTGGTCGATGTTTCAAACCCAGTGGATTCGGCGAAGTTGCTTCAGCTCAGCTACATTACTTCTCCGACgcctcagaagtcgcttatggAGCTGTTTCTTACCTCAGGCTGGTCAACGCCGATGGGGATGTACATTGTTCGTTTGTCACTGGCAAATCCAGATTATCCCCATTGAAACCAGTCACTATTCCGAGACTGGAGCTTTCCGCTGCCGTGCTGTCTACCAGATTAGATGCAATGATTCAAGATGAGCTAGAGATACCGGTCGATGATTCAATTTTCTGGACGGACAGTACGTGCGTCATACGCTACATCGAGAATGAAGAAAAGAGGTTCACAACGTTCGTAGCGAACAGAGTTACCGCTATAAGAGAGCAATACCTGCCGAAACAGTGGCACTACGTCGAAATGGCTCTCAATCCTGCCGATGATGCCTCAAGAGGGTTGGCAGTGAACGCTATTATCAACAAAAACCGCTGGATAAGAGGCCCAGATTTCCTTTGA
- the LOC138001226 gene encoding uncharacterized protein: protein MCSSNHWLSQCTDFKKKSVKERIAFVRLKGLCDNCLVYGHRASTCPKPRFCRVTGCNGNHSSFLHPRSLEQAPSPTSSANQLSTDSPPPAPGSVAEATSSYIPGKKRLVQKDNSSPSTATGLAVVPVKVRSPDRNKAVTTYAFLDTGSTASFCSEELANQLGLSGRETLLP, encoded by the coding sequence ATGTGTAGCTCTAATCATTGGCTCTCGCAGTGTACCGACTTCAAGAAGAAATCCGTCAAAGAAAGGATAGCATTTGTGCGTTTGAAGGGACTGTGTGATAACTGCCTCGTGTATGGCCACAGAGCTAGCACCTGCCCCAAACCGAGATTCTGTCGCGTCACAGGCTGTAACGGTAATCACTCCAGTTTTCTGCATCCCAGGAGCCTTGAGCAAGCCCCGAGTCCTACTAGTTCTGCTAACCAGTTGTCCACAGATAGTCCGCCTCCGGCCCCAGGAAGTGTTGCGGAAGCGACAAGCTCATACATTCCAGGGAAGAAAAGGCTCGTTCAAAAGGACAATTCGAGTCCCTCTACCGCCACTGGTCTGGCAGTTGTTCCCGTGAAAGTTCGATCACCTGACCGGAACAAGGCTGTGACGACTTACGCATTCCTGGACACCGGGTCAACTGCGTCGTTTTGTTCCGAAGAGCTCGCCAACCAATTAGGTCTATCAGGACGTGAGACACTGCTTCCTTGA